In a genomic window of Microterricola viridarii:
- the folB gene encoding dihydroneopterin aldolase gives MPDLNSVRQSPDAPTAVVDWAARDHITLTGLRVQAHHGVFDFERENGQAFVADVTVWLDFAAAAAGDELAATIHYGVLAEEVAAAVQRDPVDLIETVVERIAATVLAHPAAQRVRVTLHKPDAPITVPFDDVSVTITRERS, from the coding sequence GTGCCTGATCTCAATTCGGTTCGCCAGAGCCCTGACGCCCCCACCGCCGTCGTGGACTGGGCGGCGCGCGACCACATCACGCTGACCGGGCTGCGCGTGCAGGCCCACCACGGCGTCTTTGACTTCGAGCGGGAGAACGGCCAGGCCTTCGTTGCCGACGTGACCGTGTGGCTGGACTTCGCCGCGGCCGCCGCCGGCGACGAGCTTGCCGCCACCATCCACTACGGCGTGCTCGCCGAGGAGGTCGCCGCCGCGGTGCAGCGCGACCCCGTCGACCTCATCGAGACGGTTGTCGAGCGCATCGCCGCGACCGTGCTCGCCCACCCGGCCGCCCAGCGCGTGCGGGTGACCCTGCACAAACCAGACGCACCGATCACGGTGCCCTTCGACGACGTCTCCGTCACGATCACCCGGGAGCGCTCATGA
- the folE gene encoding GTP cyclohydrolase I, which produces MSGVDRARIEAAVNEIILAIGEDPARPGLARTPARVADAYAEFFGGLTQDPLEHLRDSVPIGADVDGAPQTSDAVLLRGIDFRSVCEHHLLPFVGVVHIAYLPSDRVVGLGRLPAVVDTLSARPQLQERLTEEIADALQEGLDPRGVLVVLDAVHRCVVARGSRQASSSTVTIASRGELAEPAARAELMALIASGGHGV; this is translated from the coding sequence GTGAGCGGAGTCGACCGGGCTCGCATCGAGGCAGCCGTGAACGAGATCATCCTCGCGATCGGTGAGGACCCGGCCCGCCCGGGCCTGGCCAGGACGCCGGCCCGCGTGGCCGACGCCTACGCGGAGTTCTTCGGCGGCCTGACCCAGGACCCGCTGGAGCACCTGCGGGACTCGGTGCCGATCGGCGCCGACGTGGACGGGGCGCCCCAGACCAGCGACGCCGTGCTGCTGCGCGGCATCGACTTCCGCTCGGTCTGCGAGCACCACCTGCTGCCCTTCGTCGGCGTCGTGCACATCGCCTACCTGCCGAGCGACCGCGTCGTCGGCCTCGGCAGGCTGCCGGCCGTCGTCGACACCCTCTCCGCCCGGCCACAGCTGCAGGAGCGGCTGACCGAGGAGATCGCCGACGCGCTGCAGGAGGGGCTCGACCCCCGCGGCGTGCTCGTCGTGCTCGACGCCGTGCACCGCTGCGTCGTCGCCCGCGGCTCCCGGCAGGCCTCCAGCTCCACGGTCACGATCGCCAGCCGCGGCGAGCTCGCAGAGCCCGCCGCCCGCGCCGAGCTGATGGCGCTGATCGCATCGGGCGGGCACGGTGTCTGA
- a CDS encoding PH domain-containing protein: MTEPMTDAAPTTPAGAPAAPVAPAPEPDAAADAAPAPGRLDLGDPTVWHRVSPKYLLVEVVGTLFGGLLFCAGAAAVWILGGQQWALWVLIGLIVIFLVTLVIEPRRVRSIGYQLRADDLLFRRGIMFQRFVSVPYGRMQLVDITRSPIARALGLAELKFVTAAAATGVVIPGLPLEEAEELRDRLVALAESRRAGL, from the coding sequence ATGACCGAGCCGATGACGGATGCCGCCCCCACGACACCCGCCGGAGCGCCGGCCGCACCGGTTGCCCCGGCCCCGGAGCCGGATGCCGCCGCGGACGCCGCCCCGGCCCCCGGCCGCCTCGACCTCGGCGACCCCACCGTGTGGCACCGGGTCTCGCCGAAGTACCTCCTCGTCGAGGTCGTCGGCACGCTGTTCGGCGGACTGCTGTTCTGTGCGGGAGCCGCCGCCGTGTGGATCCTCGGGGGCCAGCAGTGGGCGCTCTGGGTGCTCATCGGCCTCATCGTGATCTTCCTGGTCACGCTCGTGATCGAGCCGCGCCGGGTGCGCTCCATCGGCTACCAGCTGCGGGCCGACGACCTGCTGTTCCGCCGCGGCATCATGTTCCAGCGCTTCGTGTCGGTGCCCTACGGGCGCATGCAGCTCGTCGACATCACGCGAAGCCCCATCGCCCGCGCGCTCGGTCTGGCCGAGCTCAAGTTCGTCACCGCGGCCGCCGCCACCGGCGTCGTGATCCCCGGCCTGCCCCTGGAGGAGGCGGAGGAGCTGCGCGACCGGCTGGTCGCGTTGGCCGAGAGCCGCCGGGCGGGGCTGTGA
- the folK gene encoding 2-amino-4-hydroxy-6-hydroxymethyldihydropteridine diphosphokinase, which yields MSTADQSMQPAVIALGANLGDRDETLSQAVVAIAELPGTELTGVSALIETPALKPHGVDHDAPAYLNGVVTVLTSLTPHALLDALNAIENEHGRQRTEHWGDRTLDLDLISYGELEQSDERLTLPHPRAAERDFVLVPWLELDPDATLPGHGRVDALPASQADGQAPDSGAPR from the coding sequence ATGAGCACCGCCGACCAGTCCATGCAGCCGGCCGTCATCGCCCTCGGCGCCAACCTCGGCGACCGCGACGAGACGTTGAGCCAAGCCGTCGTGGCCATCGCCGAGCTCCCCGGCACCGAGCTCACCGGCGTCTCCGCTCTGATCGAGACCCCCGCGCTCAAGCCGCACGGTGTCGACCACGACGCCCCCGCCTACCTCAACGGCGTGGTGACGGTGCTCACCAGCCTCACCCCGCACGCTCTGCTCGACGCCCTCAACGCCATCGAGAACGAGCACGGCCGCCAGCGCACGGAGCACTGGGGCGACCGCACCCTCGACCTCGACCTGATCAGCTATGGCGAGCTGGAGCAGAGCGACGAGCGCCTCACCCTGCCGCACCCGCGCGCGGCGGAGCGCGACTTCGTGCTGGTGCCCTGGCTCGAGCTCGACCCGGACGCCACCCTGCCCGGCCACGGCCGAGTCGACGCACTGCCCGCCTCGCAGGCCGACGGCCAGGCGCCCGACTCCGGGGCCCCGCGATGA
- the folP gene encoding dihydropteroate synthase translates to MGIVNVTPDSFSDGGRWAEPSAAVAHARQLVASGADIIDVGGESTRPGAPRVDPGAEQERVVPVVAALAAAGIAVSVDTMNASTALASAAAGALIINDVSGGLADPAMADAVAASGLHYVAMHWRAHADTMQQLAQYGDVVAEVCAELTARVDVMKAAGVAADKLILDPGLGFAKTAAHNWALLGRLGELRALGYPVLVGASRKRFLGELLPDGTAPAERDLATAVVSALSAQQGAWALRVHDVAGTRVALDVLASWQGGARA, encoded by the coding sequence ATGGGCATCGTCAACGTCACACCGGACTCCTTCAGCGACGGCGGGCGCTGGGCCGAGCCGAGCGCGGCCGTCGCCCACGCGCGGCAGCTGGTGGCATCCGGCGCCGACATCATCGACGTCGGCGGGGAGTCGACGAGGCCGGGCGCCCCGCGCGTTGACCCGGGGGCAGAGCAGGAGCGCGTCGTCCCCGTCGTTGCCGCCCTGGCCGCCGCCGGCATCGCGGTGAGCGTCGACACCATGAACGCCTCGACCGCGCTCGCCTCCGCGGCCGCTGGCGCGCTGATCATCAACGACGTCTCGGGCGGGCTGGCCGACCCGGCGATGGCCGACGCCGTTGCCGCGAGCGGCCTGCACTACGTCGCCATGCACTGGCGCGCACACGCCGACACCATGCAGCAGCTCGCGCAGTACGGCGACGTGGTCGCCGAGGTCTGCGCCGAGCTCACCGCGCGCGTCGACGTGATGAAGGCGGCCGGCGTCGCCGCCGACAAGCTGATCCTCGACCCCGGGCTCGGCTTCGCCAAGACCGCCGCGCACAACTGGGCGCTGCTCGGCCGACTCGGCGAGCTGCGGGCACTCGGCTACCCCGTGCTGGTCGGCGCCTCGCGCAAGCGGTTCCTCGGGGAGCTGCTGCCGGACGGCACCGCGCCCGCCGAGCGCGACCTGGCGACCGCCGTGGTGAGCGCGCTTTCCGCGCAGCAGGGGGCGTGGGCGTTGCGCGTGCACGACGTGGCGGGCACGCGGGTTGCCCTCGACGTGCTCGCTTCGTGGCAAGGTGGAGCACGTGCCTGA
- a CDS encoding DUF3180 family protein — translation MRRTAPATLALLALGGTVLAFLAELAIASSGRPIIVPPITLALTLVALGVVVVALAWPIRRAVKATVSTHVDPFRALRVAVLAKASSLSGALLGGAGLGLLVYLLSRQSTPPAATLWMAIATAAGGTLLLVAGLVAEHFCTLPPDKHDPDTEKA, via the coding sequence ATGAGACGCACCGCCCCGGCGACGCTGGCGTTGCTGGCGCTCGGCGGCACGGTGCTCGCCTTCCTGGCCGAGCTGGCGATCGCGTCATCCGGTCGCCCGATCATCGTGCCCCCGATCACGCTGGCCCTGACGCTCGTCGCCCTCGGCGTGGTCGTCGTCGCGCTGGCCTGGCCGATCCGCCGAGCCGTCAAGGCCACCGTCAGCACCCACGTCGACCCGTTCCGGGCACTGCGCGTGGCGGTGCTGGCCAAGGCCTCCAGCCTCTCCGGCGCGCTGCTCGGCGGGGCGGGGCTCGGCCTGCTCGTCTACCTGCTCAGCAGGCAGAGCACGCCGCCTGCCGCGACCCTCTGGATGGCGATCGCCACCGCGGCGGGCGGCACCCTGCTGCTCGTCGCCGGGCTCGTCGCCGAGCACTTCTGCACGCTGCCGCCAGACAAGCACGACCCCGACACCGAGAAAGCGTAG